The segment TTTAAGTAACTCCCTTTCTCCCTATTTATATCGTCTCTTTCTAGAATTAATTTAACAGCTCCTTAAACAATGGTCCATTAAAAAAAGAGAAGTGCCCAACAAAACGATGGTCAATTCTCTTTTCTTTGCCAAGACAGGTTGTCTTATCTATTAATCTTCTTCTTGCACATCGAAATCGCTTGGTTGTTCGAATGTTAATCTGCCGAATTTTTCGCTTCTAATTTCTCTTATTACCAGTTCTGTAACCTTGTCATAATCGACAACAGCTCCGCCTGTAAGGCACCCGCGCACTTCACCGATTCTGTCAAAGAACTCAACAATGTCCTCTGGTATTTCTTGAAGCTGAAAACGCTCCTTCAGTCTTTCAGGATATTTTTGTTCTAAAAATCGCAATCCGTAAATAGCGATATCCTGCAGGTTAAGAATTGTATCCTTAATGGCACCAGTTAATGCTAGCTTTAATCCAACACTTTGATCCTCAAATTTTGGCCAGAGAATCCCTGGGGTATCAAGAAGCTCCAATTCCTTCCCTACCTTAATCCATTGCTGCGCCTTTGTTACACCTGGAGTATTGCCTGTTTTAGCAATATTCTTTTTGGCAAGCCTGTTAATTAATGTAGATTTACCTGCATTTGGAATTCCGACAATCATCGCTCTGATTGCACGAGGTCTTACGCCTTTTGCCCTCATTCTATCAAACTTCTCTGCAAGCACTACATTAGCCAATGCCGTAATTTCCTTCATTCCGACACCCGCCTGCGAATTTATCGCAAGTGCTTGTATGCCTTGCTTTTTAAAATGAGCAATCCATTGCTTTGTTCTTTCGCCATCTGCCATGTCTGCCTTGTTAAGTAAAACAATTCTTGGCTTATGCTGGATGATCTCGTCAATCATCGGATTTCTGGAAGACTGTGGAATTCTTGCATCCACTAATTCAAAAATGATGTCAACAAGCTTTAATTTCTCTGTTACTTGTCGTCTTGCTTTGGCCATATGGCCAGGAAACCATTGTATTGTCAAAATATCCACCTCTAATTACTGCTGCTTTTTTGTCAGCATAAAACTTTTCTTAGTTCACTAATTTAATGTCTGATATTGGCCAGTAAATCATGCTTGTATTGCCAAGAACCTTTTCATAAGGGATTGTCCCAATATGACGGCTATCCTTGCTGTCACGGCGGTTATCACCCATAACGAATAACTCTCCTTCTGGAACAGTGCTTTGACCAATTTTGTCTTCCAGCTTAAAGGATTCTGTTAAAGGACCATCTGTAACCTGTTTTTTGTATTCATCCAAATATGGCTCTTTATAAGCCTTACCATTCACGTATAGTACGTCATCCTTGTACTCTATTGTATCACCAGGTAAGCCGATTACTCTTTTAATATAATCCTTTCCTTCTGGTGCATGGAATACGATAATATCAAAGCGTTTAGGATCACTTACTTTGTAATTTACTTTGTTTACAATCATTCGGTCTGAATTATGTAATGTAGGCATCATCGATTCCCCGTCCACTACAATCGGAGCAAATAAAAAGGAGCGAATCACAACGGCCAATACAACTGCGATTACTAACGCCTTACCCCATTCCCATATCTCGTTTTTCTTTTTCTTTGCCATCTTGTTCACCAATCCTCATTTTTTGTAAGCTCTCTTTTTAAGTATCTCTAAATCAGATACTTTTTAAATACAGTAAAAGGCATATGTCTATTTTTCATGACAAAGACAAAACCTCTCCCTTTATTGTAGCGAAATAAAAAGTCGAAGTAAAATGCCAGGTGGCTATGCTTTAGCAAATTATGTGGATAGTCAGGTGACTATTAATTAAAAATAAATAATAGGCAATAAAAAAGAGCTTGTTGCAAAGAACAGGCTCTTTTTTGATAGCATTATCGAATTTCTTTAATACGAGCTTTTTTACCACGTAGGTTACGTAGGTAATAAAGTTTAGCACGACGGACTTTACCGCGGCGAATAACTTCAAGCTTCGCAATTTTTGGTGTATGAACAGGGAAAGTACGCTCAACGCCTACTCCGTAAGAAACTTTACGTACTGTAAAAGTTTCGCTGATTCCACCACCACGACGCTTAATCACAACACCTTCATAAACCTGAATACGCTCGCGAGTACCCTCAACAACTTTAACGTGTACACGTACAGTGTCACCAGGACGGAACGCAGGAAGATCTGAACGAAGTTGTTCTTTTGTGATATCTTCTATTAATTTTTGCATCGTTTTCAACTCCTTCCAACAGACGCTCTTGCAGCTAATTCCTTGCAGCGGAACATCGTTTATAAGACTTTTGTAGCAGAAAAGGTTTCTGCTTAAGTCACAAGTGTTATCTTAACATAAAAACTTTAAGACATCAATATCTATTATTTGTTTTTCTGCAAATCATTTAATAGTTTTTGCTGCTTATCTGTTAACGGGTAGTTTTCGAGAAGATCCGGACGTCTTTCAAGCGTCCTTTTCAGCGACTCCTTTTCTCTCCATTCATCAATATGCGCATGATTTCCAGACGTAAGCGTTGCAGGCACCTTCATCCCTCTGAAATCGGCAGGACGGGTATAATGCGGGTGCTCAAGCAGTCCTGTGCTGAATGAATCATACACATGGGACGCCTCGCTTCCTAACACCCCTGGAAGGAGTCTGACAACACTATCAATCACTACCATTGCTCCAAGCTCGCCGCCTGTTAGCACATAATCACCAATTGATATCTCATCTGTTGCCAAATGCTCGCGAATCCGCTCATCATAGCCTTCATAGTGACCGCAAATAAAAATTAAATGCTCTTCCTTTGCAAGCTCTTCCGCTTTTTTCTGGTTATAACGCTCACCTTGAGGACACATAAGGATTACTTTCGGCTTAGTCCCGCTCTTTGTTTGCAAATCGTCGACCGCATCAAAAATCGGCTGCGGCTTGAGGACCATTCCAGCGCCTCCGCCATACGGATAATCATCAACAGACTGGTGCTTATTATCAGAGTATTCCCGGAAGTTTGTGACACCGTAGGATACCTTCTCTGCCTCTTTCGCTTTTTTCAGGATAGAGCTGTTAAACACACCCTCAAACATTTCTGGAAACAGCGTTAATACATCTACTCTCATTATGATAACAGCCCTTCCATTGGCTCAATGACAACTAGCTTTTCCTTCACATCCACTTTCATAACGACCTCTTCAATATAAGGGATTAAAACTTCTTCTTTTTTATTAGTCTTAATCACCCATACATCGTTTGCACCAGGTGTAAGAATCTCTGAAATGACTCCTACCTCATCACCTTCGACTGTCTCCACTTTACAGCCAATGATTTCATGGAAATAGTACTCGTTCTCTGGTAATTCTCCTAAAAAGCTTTCAGGCACCTTCAATGTGCCGCCCTTCATAAACTCTACCTCATTAACATTATCATAGCCTTCAAATGTCAACAGATGAAAGTTTTTATGGGGACGCTGTGTTTTTATTTTCAGCTCGATTGGCTCCTTTTTCCCTTCCCCAAAAAAATAAATGGAGTTTCCTACTTTATATCTTTCTTCAGGAAAATCTGTGCGGGAAATGACGCGAAGCTCTCCGCGTATA is part of the Niallia taxi genome and harbors:
- the ylqF gene encoding ribosome biogenesis GTPase YlqF → MTIQWFPGHMAKARRQVTEKLKLVDIIFELVDARIPQSSRNPMIDEIIQHKPRIVLLNKADMADGERTKQWIAHFKKQGIQALAINSQAGVGMKEITALANVVLAEKFDRMRAKGVRPRAIRAMIVGIPNAGKSTLINRLAKKNIAKTGNTPGVTKAQQWIKVGKELELLDTPGILWPKFEDQSVGLKLALTGAIKDTILNLQDIAIYGLRFLEQKYPERLKERFQLQEIPEDIVEFFDRIGEVRGCLTGGAVVDYDKVTELVIREIRSEKFGRLTFEQPSDFDVQEED
- the trmD gene encoding tRNA (guanosine(37)-N1)-methyltransferase TrmD; translation: MRVDVLTLFPEMFEGVFNSSILKKAKEAEKVSYGVTNFREYSDNKHQSVDDYPYGGGAGMVLKPQPIFDAVDDLQTKSGTKPKVILMCPQGERYNQKKAEELAKEEHLIFICGHYEGYDERIREHLATDEISIGDYVLTGGELGAMVVIDSVVRLLPGVLGSEASHVYDSFSTGLLEHPHYTRPADFRGMKVPATLTSGNHAHIDEWREKESLKRTLERRPDLLENYPLTDKQQKLLNDLQKNK
- the rimM gene encoding ribosome maturation factor RimM (Essential for efficient processing of 16S rRNA); the protein is MEKWFNVGKVVNTHGIRGELRVISRTDFPEERYKVGNSIYFFGEGKKEPIELKIKTQRPHKNFHLLTFEGYDNVNEVEFMKGGTLKVPESFLGELPENEYYFHEIIGCKVETVEGDEVGVISEILTPGANDVWVIKTNKKEEVLIPYIEEVVMKVDVKEKLVVIEPMEGLLS
- the lepB gene encoding signal peptidase I, which gives rise to MAKKKKNEIWEWGKALVIAVVLAVVIRSFLFAPIVVDGESMMPTLHNSDRMIVNKVNYKVSDPKRFDIIVFHAPEGKDYIKRVIGLPGDTIEYKDDVLYVNGKAYKEPYLDEYKKQVTDGPLTESFKLEDKIGQSTVPEGELFVMGDNRRDSKDSRHIGTIPYEKVLGNTSMIYWPISDIKLVN
- the rplS gene encoding 50S ribosomal protein L19, yielding MQKLIEDITKEQLRSDLPAFRPGDTVRVHVKVVEGTRERIQVYEGVVIKRRGGGISETFTVRKVSYGVGVERTFPVHTPKIAKLEVIRRGKVRRAKLYYLRNLRGKKARIKEIR